The Prunus dulcis chromosome 3, ALMONDv2, whole genome shotgun sequence genome segment GCAATGTAGAACAAGTATTTATATGAGGCTGAATTTCTGTAATTGGTTCTTTAGCATTATTGTCTTCAGAATCCTGGCTTGTGTATACTGTTTCTTTGatactttgttttttcaataatttaaactGAATTGCGtcacatttattttttaggttgaTGATGTTCTAGACACCAAGTTGGAAAGGCAGTTTCAACTTGTTGGGGACAAAGGAACCTTAGATGCCATTGGATTGCATCCAGATGGTTCTATCAAAAGGTAAAGGCCAGTTTAGTCTGCATTGCTGCATTTGCTCTCTTAAGATCattaatcttttcttttctattttctgaTTGATATTTCCTCAGTTTCTGTATTAATGATTAGTTCAGTTCATCTAATTGCTTGTCTTTATTGAATAGAGGGAAACTAGAGTGAGATAGATTGTGTTTTTGTTATACAGGGTAATGTATTGGGATTCAGTTTCAAGATTGGTGGCTCCTGGTGGAGTATTGGTGAGCATCTTCACTTTGTCTAGTACTTGTTACTCAAAGTTGCACTCAACTTTATTTAGGGCATGTTTTTGAAAGTGCTAAAGTAGGAAGTTAGAGTATATAAACTATTTCATTATGAACACAGCTGCTTCTCACACATTCACTTTGAAAGTGCTTTTTGATGAGGCACCTAATAGTTCTTTTTTAAGCCAAAAGCATTTTGTGTTCTGCCGAACAATATCGGAAGCACTTTTGGATATTTGAATCATCCCCAAACACACCCTAAAACCATATAAGATTTTAACATTTGCACCATcattcttcttatttttgttattatttttaaaatttctcttTGTCaagttcttgtttcttttgacACTACCTGATATTTCCATTGCCTTGCGGAACACCATTGTAGGTGATCACATCATGTAACAGCACAAAAGATGAATTGGTGCAAGAAGTGGAAAGTTTCAATCAAAGGAGTGTGACCCAGGAACATGATGAAACACCCAAAGATAAGTTCCAATACCTTAGTCATGTCCGCACATATCCGACATTCATGTTCGGTGGATCTGTAGGATCACGTGTTGCCACTGTGGCATTTCTCCGAAACTGAATCACTAATCCTTGCGAGTAACATGGTTTGACGCGGTTCATGCATTTGTGTGTGCACACCGAGAAATGTACTGACTTGtgcaagttcttttatttgtttgaaaaccatGAAACTCTCTGATTCATTTTAAGCTATTTCTTCTTTGTCAGGGTTTCTGCTATGCAAAGTTTATACATAAAATGTACATTTTATTGCTTAGTTGCTAGTATGAATGTATTTTGGTTAAATAGCTATTTTACATATTAGATTTTCCTATTCTCTATCCTTTGGAATTCAACTACCTTCTCTGCGAGAGATGAgcttaaaaatttatttagtatAATATctattttacttcttttttcatttaaaaaattgaaagaatgaAATCATCTTTTACtctgtccttttcttttcttccctttcCCTTTTCCACATTAGGTGGAAAATCCGAAGACCTTTTAGTGTCAAAAAGACTCTAGATGAATTGGATTGCTCCAAGATCTGGAGACCTAGTCTTCCTTGACCTAGAGTTTAAGGAacctgtgttttttttttcccaaacctCTGCGTGAGAGAGTTGCTTTATTTAACAGTCTAAATAATTTTTCGACTCTTGGTGCGAGAGAGTTTGGGAGCCAAGTGTTTGAGAAAGGAATTGTTCTCTTCTCCACTTAGTTGGGCCCTTTCATCATGTGATTCTAAATCTAAAATGTCGGTGAT includes the following:
- the LOC117621814 gene encoding EEF1A lysine methyltransferase 2-like, which encodes YWCFGFRFSDLTGTDYSEGAIDLARSLAGRVGLPNIHFLVDDVLDTKLERQFQLVGDKGTLDAIGLHPDGSIKRVMYWDSVSRLVAPGGVLVITSCNSTKDELVQEVESFNQRSVTQEHDETPKDKFQYLSHVRTYPTFMFGGSVGSRVATVAFLRN